The following DNA comes from Candidatus Hydrogenedentota bacterium.
GCATCAGGATCGCGGTTATCCGCGGTTAACGGCGCGTAGCGAGGTCAAACGCCACGGAGAATGCCGCACCGCCTCCCGGGGTGTGAAACAAGCACAGGTCAGGCAGGGATTTCGCTGTCTTTCATTTTTCTTTGTCATGCGTCACGCCATGCGATCGGGGCACACGCTCAACCACCGCCGCTGGCGGCGCGGAACGGCCACGGAAAACGCCGCGGGAACACCGCCAGACGCCGGCGCGGCTGTGCTTCAGGCTCGAGCAGCTTCTCGATCAGTCCATCAATGTGAGTTGCATGGGTCTTCGCGATTTCACGGCCCATGTTCTTCAGCGCTTCCACGTTTTCCGGCGACGCGTCGTCGATGTAGGGGCGTGGCAACTGCCCCTCCGGCAGTACCGGATTGATGCGCAGGTAGTGGTCTTCACACCGGCCCGCATCGAAGAACCTGCGCAATTGGTAATCCACGGTGTCCGATGCGCCAGAGACCATGATCTCCGCCAGCGGCGCCGCCCAGCGGACAATGCCCCAGTCTTTGACGGTGTCGTAAGCGAGCCGCATTGGAGCCTGACCCGTGCTGACGGAAAAAATGACCATGTCGCGTGGCGTGGTGCGCGGATGCTTGTCACAGACTTCCGCGAACGCACACAGCGCCGGATTGTTCGCGAATACGCCGCCGTCGATGCATGCGAGCCCCTCGTCCCGGTCATTGCGAATCCGCGCTACCGGGAAGAATGTCGGCGCGGCGGATGTGGCCCGGGCAACATCGCGGACGAGGTAATCATAGCCGGGCCGGTTGCGCGCGTCGTGCTGCGTAAAGAAGTGCGCCTTGCCCCGCTCGACATCGTAAGCCGTGATGAGGCACGGGCGCAGCAGGTCTTGCAGCCGCGTGTCGCCGAAGTGATGCGCGAAAGCAGCCTCGAGCCCTGTCGCATCGAACTTCTTGTGCAGGAAGCCGCCGCCGGAACGCAATTTGCGCCACAACGTGCTCCGAAATACCGTCGCGCCGCACTCCTCATAGATGCGCACCACTTCTTCCGCCGAATACCGCGCACGGCCCGCGTGCTCCGGATCGGGGGTCAACAGGAGCAACGCCAGAATGCCGCCGGTACTCGTGCCGGCGAAGAAATCGAAGAAATCGGGCAACCGCGCATCCGGCCGTCCCGAAGCCGCACACAGCCGCTGTTCCAGTCCCGTCAGCAGACTGCCGGACAACAGGCCGCGAATGCCGCCACCGTCAATCGCAAGGATCCGAATGTATCGTCCCATGCCTCAACCCATACCCTCGTTCGCCTAAAGACTGTCCCAGCCGCGCCTCGCTTGTCAAGTGAAACACGAGAGCAAAGTCATTCGCGTTCTGAACACGGTCACAACGCGGATTCGCGGAATCGGGCATGATGCGGAGCGTGTTCCGGTCGCGAAATGGCACGATTCATGCCTGCCTGTTTTCGTGCCCGGCGGCGGGAATAGCGGGCATGGGCTGAAGGAAATGACC
Coding sequences within:
- a CDS encoding patatin-like phospholipase family protein, which codes for MGRYIRILAIDGGGIRGLLSGSLLTGLEQRLCAASGRPDARLPDFFDFFAGTSTGGILALLLLTPDPEHAGRARYSAEEVVRIYEECGATVFRSTLWRKLRSGGGFLHKKFDATGLEAAFAHHFGDTRLQDLLRPCLITAYDVERGKAHFFTQHDARNRPGYDYLVRDVARATSAAPTFFPVARIRNDRDEGLACIDGGVFANNPALCAFAEVCDKHPRTTPRDMVIFSVSTGQAPMRLAYDTVKDWGIVRWAAPLAEIMVSGASDTVDYQLRRFFDAGRCEDHYLRINPVLPEGQLPRPYIDDASPENVEALKNMGREIAKTHATHIDGLIEKLLEPEAQPRRRLAVFPRRFPWPFRAASGGG